The genomic window TGCTGGTCGAGTTCACCGATTACAATTGCCCCTATTGCGCAGCGAGTTTTCGCGATGTTGCGCAATTGGTGGCAGCCGACCCTGAGCTTAAGGTCATCATGCGCGAATGGCCAATCTTTGAGGGCAGCGAAATGGCAGCGCGCATGGCTTTGGCTGCGGCAAAACAGGGGCGCTATCAGGAGTTTCATGCCGCTCTGTTCGAGCGCGGTGATACCAGCGAGGCGGGCATCACCGCTGCGGCAGAGGCGATCGGCCTTGATTTGGACCGCGCGCGCCAGGATGCGATGAGCGATGAGGTGTCGGTTGAACTGGTGCGCAATCTCACCTTTGCTCAAAGCTTAGGGTTCAGCGGCACGCCAGCTTTTGTGACGGGCGACATCTTGATGCCGGGCGCTGTGGGCGCTGAACGCCTGAAAGAGGCGCTTGCCGAAGCTGAGGCAAGCACGAGCGCATCATAATGCGCGGCGGGGCGGGTCTTGTCGTTGCTCTGGCTGCAATAGGCAGCTTGGCGCACGTCACCGCGCAAGCACAAAGCCGCATCGACTGGAACCGGATCAATCTCGATGCAGAACGCGCCGTCATCGCTGAGTTTCAAGCGCAGGATCAGCGCCTTCAGGATGTTGGCTGGAAGCTGATCAAAGGCAATGCGCCATTTTGCGATGGTGCCACCCCCTCCATCGGCCTGCAATTGCAGGATATGGCAAGTTATGGTTCGCCTGAAGTGGCGCGGGCCGCGCTTGGGCTTACGGGGGATTTTGCGGTGCAGACGGCGGCGCGCGGATCGCCTGCTGATCGCGCACGCACATTGCCCAAAAACCGCGAGATACATTTGATCGACACGGTGAACCCCAATCAATGGGAGGCAGGCAAACGCTTTTACTGGGAGCGGCTTGCCAAGGTGCACGATCTGGTTGACGCAGCGTTGCAAAGGAAGGGGTCAGTCAATCTGACATTCGCCGACGGCTCCACCTCAACGGTTGAAGCGGTCGAAGTCTGCCCCTCGCGCTTTGAGCTGATGGGTGATGGCAAGAAAGCCGTCGCCGATGGCAACCGCGTCGTGATCGGGGTGGAATTCCCTGCCTTCGACTATGAAGAGCCTGAATTTGCAGGTCTTGTCGCGCATGAGCTTGCGCATAATCTACTTGGCCATACGGCATGGCTCGACCGCAATGGCCGCAAGCGCAGCCACACCCGAATGACTGAGCGCGAAGCGGATCGCCTCATCCCGTGGCTGCTGGCCAATGCGGGCTATGACCCTGAAAGTGCGGTGCGTTTTTTCCGCCAATTGCGCCCGGCCAGCGGAAGTCTTTTGTTCTTCAAAGGCACTCATCCCAAATGGCGCGAGCGCGCCAGCGCCGTTGAGGGGGAAATCGCGCAGATCAAACAATTGATGGCGCGCGAGGGCAAGGCCGATTGGCAAACCCATTTCCGGCGGGAGATTGATCCGAACTGGGGCCTTTAGGATTTAGGCGATCATCGGCGGAGTGTGACTTGCGGCAAACGGTTGCGCGCTAGCGCCCATTTGCGCCGTGATTAGCCATAATGGCTGCGACGAAGCGAAATTTGCGCTACACTTGTGCCCATGTCGATGGTGAATTTCCAGCCTGCCCCGTTTTTTGCGAGCAAGAACCGCGCCTTCTGGAACCTGCAACTTGCGGGCTGGGGCGGCTATTTCCTGCTGCGCAGCGTGGTTGCGATCGCCAATGACCAGCCGCTCGATCTGCTCGCGGTTCTGCTTGTCACCACCATCACCGGTTTTGCGATTACGCTGATCCTGTCAGTGATTTACCGCCAGTTGATCGACCGCCAACCGATTGTGACATGGGGCGGAACGGCGGTTGTGCTTATGCTCGCCGTGCTCGTCCATTCAGTGATCGAAGCCTGGCTACAAGGGCTTTATCAAGGCTCACTGACCGAGACGAGCTTTGCTCAGCGCATGATCGGTTTAAGCTTCATTCCGCTCGCTCTGCTTGGCGGGTGGAGCGCGCTGTATTACGCGATCAATTACTTCCTGCGGGTTGAGGAACAGACCGACCGCCTGCAACGATTGGAAGCACAGGCCACCGCTGCGCAGCTCGCCATGCTGCGCTATCAGCTGAACCCGCATTTCCTCTTCAACACGCTCAATTCAATCAGCACTCTGGTGCTTTTGAAACAAACCGAGCCTGCCAACGCCATGCTCACACGTCTGTCGGGGTTCCTTCGCCACACGCTGATCGCTGAGCCGGGGAGCAAGGTGACGCTTGCCTCTGAGGTTGAAACGCTCAAGCTGTACCTCGACATCGAACGGATGCGATTTGAAGAGCGGCTGCGCACCCATTTCGACATCGAAGACGCTGCAATGCAGGCTTGCCTTCCGGCGATGTTGCTCCAACCTCTGGTCGAGAATGCGATCAAATATGCCGTCAGCCCACAAGAAGAAGGCGCGCGCATATCGCTGACAGGCCGGGTCGTGGGCGAGCGCCTTCGCATCAGCGTTGAAGACACAGGGCCCGGTGCGCGGCCCGACAGCCAAATCGCACCGCAAGAACGCGCGCATTACCCCGGCGAACCTGTTTCAACCGGCGTTGGCCTTGTGAATATCCAGAACCGTCTGGCGCAGGGGTATGGCGATGATCACCTGTTTGAAACCCGATCCAACCCCGGCGGCGGCTTTACCGTTCTGATTGAAATTCCGTACGAACGCGCCCTTGGCGATGACCCCGCCCCATCGCAATCCGATCAATCCCCCGCACCCGCGCGCGGTGACAATGTGATCGATCTAAAACCCCCGCATAAGCCCCAAACTGCTATTGGAAATTCGTGACATGACCATTCGCACCATCCTTGTCGACGATGAGAAGCTCGCCATCCAAGGCTTGCAACTTCGCCTCCAACCCTTTGAAGACGTGGAGATTATCGACACCTGCTCCAACGGGCGCGAGGCGATCCGCAAGATCAAGACCGAAAAGCCCGATCTTGTCTTTCTCGACATCCAGATGCCGGGCTTCGACGGTTTCAGCGTGGTCAAAGGCGTGATGGAAATTGAACCGCCGCTGTTCGTTTTTGTCACCGCTTATGAAGAGCACGCTATCCGCGCGTTTGAGGCAAATGCGGTCAATTATCTGATGAAGCCGGTCGATGAGGACAAGCTTGCCGACACAATCGAGCGGGTGCGCCAGCGTCTCGCTGAGAAGAAATCCGCAGAGGATGCGGAACAATTGCTGGATGTTTTGTCCGAAGTGGCGCCCGAACGCGTGGCTGATTTCTCCTGCGAGGCGGCGGGAGAGAGCGCGGAGCGGTTTGAAAAACTCATCAACGTCAAAGACCGCGGCCAGATTTTCCGCGTCGAAGTCGAATCGATTGAGCATAT from Erythrobacter sp. SCSIO 43205 includes these protein-coding regions:
- a CDS encoding DsbA family protein → MTDTTQQASPLKQSLLTALLALTFGFLGAAIWSYAGLADNRTRSYLIENPSILQDVAEALAAEDARERLASVRDELYTPFPGAIMGNPEGSKVLVEFTDYNCPYCAASFRDVAQLVAADPELKVIMREWPIFEGSEMAARMALAAAKQGRYQEFHAALFERGDTSEAGITAAAEAIGLDLDRARQDAMSDEVSVELVRNLTFAQSLGFSGTPAFVTGDILMPGAVGAERLKEALAEAEASTSAS
- a CDS encoding LytTR family DNA-binding domain-containing protein: MTIRTILVDDEKLAIQGLQLRLQPFEDVEIIDTCSNGREAIRKIKTEKPDLVFLDIQMPGFDGFSVVKGVMEIEPPLFVFVTAYEEHAIRAFEANAVNYLMKPVDEDKLADTIERVRQRLAEKKSAEDAEQLLDVLSEVAPERVADFSCEAAGESAERFEKLINVKDRGQIFRVEVESIEHIEAAGDYMCIYTGDNSLILRETMKDLERRLDPRKFQRVHRSTIVNLDQVRQVKPHTNGECFLVLDSGAEVKVSRSYRDVVARFVH
- a CDS encoding sensor histidine kinase, which produces MSMVNFQPAPFFASKNRAFWNLQLAGWGGYFLLRSVVAIANDQPLDLLAVLLVTTITGFAITLILSVIYRQLIDRQPIVTWGGTAVVLMLAVLVHSVIEAWLQGLYQGSLTETSFAQRMIGLSFIPLALLGGWSALYYAINYFLRVEEQTDRLQRLEAQATAAQLAMLRYQLNPHFLFNTLNSISTLVLLKQTEPANAMLTRLSGFLRHTLIAEPGSKVTLASEVETLKLYLDIERMRFEERLRTHFDIEDAAMQACLPAMLLQPLVENAIKYAVSPQEEGARISLTGRVVGERLRISVEDTGPGARPDSQIAPQERAHYPGEPVSTGVGLVNIQNRLAQGYGDDHLFETRSNPGGGFTVLIEIPYERALGDDPAPSQSDQSPAPARGDNVIDLKPPHKPQTAIGNS